The following are from one region of the Lacinutrix sp. Bg11-31 genome:
- a CDS encoding rhomboid family intramembrane serine protease, with amino-acid sequence MKKQEQPFTFTLDTLLYPLLFVLLIWLVFAIEIRFGLRFNKYGVYPQTLKGLRGVLFSPFIHSGIKHLYSNTIPLFVLSSALFYFYKPIAFKVVIYGVLISGFITWLIGRPSYHIGASGLIYVLFSFNFFKGIFARHYKLIALSLVVVFIYGSMFMYAFPIDEQISWEGHTAGLVTGFIFALFFRKEIAKPKRYNWEDPNYNEEEDLFLKHFDESGNFIDLPPENEWFSETSEISREISEINYIFKENKEEL; translated from the coding sequence ATGAAAAAACAAGAACAGCCTTTCACATTTACTTTAGATACACTTTTGTATCCATTACTGTTTGTGCTATTAATCTGGTTGGTGTTTGCAATAGAAATACGTTTTGGTTTACGTTTCAATAAATATGGTGTGTATCCTCAAACCTTAAAAGGTTTGCGAGGTGTTTTGTTTAGTCCGTTTATACATTCAGGAATCAAACATTTATATTCTAATACCATTCCTCTATTTGTGCTGTCTTCGGCATTATTTTATTTCTATAAACCAATTGCCTTTAAAGTGGTAATCTACGGTGTTTTAATTTCTGGTTTTATAACATGGCTAATAGGAAGGCCATCTTATCATATTGGAGCTAGTGGTTTAATTTATGTATTATTTAGCTTCAATTTTTTTAAAGGTATTTTTGCTAGACACTACAAATTAATCGCTTTATCACTAGTCGTTGTGTTTATTTACGGAAGTATGTTTATGTATGCTTTCCCAATAGACGAACAGATTTCTTGGGAAGGGCACACTGCTGGCTTAGTTACAGGTTTTATATTTGCATTATTTTTTAGGAAAGAAATAGCCAAACCAAAACGCTATAATTGGGAAGACCCAAATTATAATGAAGAAGAAGATCTTTTTTTAAAACATTTTGATGAAAGCGGGAACTTTATAGATTTGCCTCCAGAGAATGAATGGTTCTCCGAAACATCTGAAATATCTAGAGAAATTTCAGAAATCAATTATATTTTTAAAGAAAATAAGGAAGAGTTATAG
- a CDS encoding T9SS type A sorting domain-containing protein, translating into MLFKRNRLYLINLIYFLTTFTVTAQTTYTYTSAGLNGLWEDVTKWAPSYPGTTINSGDEVIIDGYANISGTLVITNNGTITSIGTIINDYGIVNYGNLKISGLIYNNLGFTTNYGTIEISSGGNLTNYGSVTNTSSGIIYNFGLIDHPFSTAGIIYNFGTLSGTGVHEENFSNDGVLSPGSILNPIGAYGVNTFISPFSTSDAYTHNSATLLIELESTTSYDKLTINSGTSGIASLSGTLTVNLLNGFTPTVGDTFTILTANTVTGTFDTTNLPSNYIWNITYNASSVVLEVTNTLSILDVEISQFKLYPNPTTNEFTIELGNSTILEKLTIYNNIGQLVGSSKESNIKTSSLAKGIYLVVITTNKGEASKKIIVE; encoded by the coding sequence ATGCTTTTTAAACGAAATAGACTATATCTAATTAACCTAATTTATTTTTTAACCACTTTTACCGTAACTGCCCAAACAACTTATACCTATACCAGTGCAGGTTTAAATGGTCTTTGGGAAGATGTAACAAAATGGGCACCTTCATATCCTGGAACTACTATAAATTCAGGCGATGAAGTGATCATTGATGGTTATGCAAATATTTCTGGCACATTAGTTATTACTAATAATGGAACCATAACCTCAATTGGAACTATTATAAATGATTATGGTATAGTAAATTATGGGAATCTAAAAATTTCAGGACTCATATATAACAATTTAGGTTTTACAACTAATTATGGAACTATAGAAATATCTAGTGGAGGAAATCTAACTAACTATGGAAGCGTAACTAATACTTCTTCAGGAATTATATATAATTTTGGTCTAATCGATCATCCTTTTTCCACTGCAGGAATTATATATAATTTCGGAACTCTTTCAGGTACTGGTGTACACGAAGAAAATTTCTCTAATGATGGTGTATTAAGTCCTGGAAGCATATTAAATCCTATAGGTGCTTATGGAGTAAATACTTTTATAAGTCCCTTTAGTACAAGTGATGCCTATACACATAATAGCGCTACCTTACTAATAGAATTAGAAAGCACCACGTCTTATGATAAACTAACCATAAATTCGGGTACTAGTGGTATTGCAAGTTTAAGTGGTACTTTAACAGTAAATTTATTAAACGGTTTTACACCAACTGTAGGTGATACGTTTACCATTCTAACTGCTAATACAGTTACTGGTACATTTGACACAACTAATTTACCTTCTAATTATATATGGAATATTACGTATAACGCTTCTAGTGTTGTATTAGAAGTCACGAATACGCTAAGTATTTTAGATGTTGAAATTAGTCAATTCAAATTATATCCTAATCCAACAACCAATGAATTTACAATTGAGTTAGGGAATTCGACAATACTAGAAAAGCTTACTATCTATAACAATATTGGGCAATTAGTAGGATCAAGTAAAGAATCCAATATAAAGACTTCAAGTTTAGCAAAAGGAATTTATTTAGTTGTGATAACTACTAACAAAGGTGAAGCTTCTAAAAAAATAATTGTAGAATAA
- a CDS encoding YjjG family noncanonical pyrimidine nucleotidase translates to MVNKITDVFFDLDHTLWDFDKNSALTFEIIFKKNNVVVDLEHFSEIYQPINLKYWKLYREEKVSKNNLRYGRLKESFDALEIVVQDNVIHQLSIDYIDYLTTHNHVFDGTIEILDYLKSKYKLHIITNGFEEVQQIKLDKSKIAHYFDTVTSSEAVGVKKPNPKVFNHALKMANITKENGIMIGDNYEADILGALNMGLDAICYNYHNVALENEIKEVKHLLDLKKYL, encoded by the coding sequence ATGGTAAATAAAATAACAGATGTCTTTTTCGATTTAGACCACACACTTTGGGATTTCGATAAAAATTCGGCATTAACCTTCGAGATTATTTTTAAAAAAAACAATGTTGTTGTGGATTTAGAGCATTTTTCTGAAATTTATCAGCCCATAAATTTAAAATATTGGAAACTATATAGAGAGGAGAAAGTTTCTAAAAACAACTTACGCTATGGAAGACTTAAAGAGTCTTTTGATGCCTTAGAAATAGTTGTTCAAGACAATGTTATACATCAGTTGTCTATAGATTATATCGACTATTTAACAACACACAACCATGTGTTTGATGGCACAATTGAAATACTTGATTACTTAAAGTCAAAATATAAATTGCATATAATTACCAATGGTTTTGAAGAAGTGCAACAAATAAAATTAGACAAATCTAAAATTGCGCATTATTTCGATACCGTTACAAGTTCTGAAGCAGTAGGTGTAAAAAAACCGAATCCTAAAGTATTTAATCATGCTTTAAAAATGGCTAACATTACAAAAGAAAATGGTATAATGATTGGTGATAACTATGAAGCCGATATTCTTGGCGCATTAAATATGGGATTGGATGCTATTTGTTATAACTACCATAATGTAGCATTAGAAAACGAAATAAAAGAAGTCAAGCATTTACTTGACTTAAAGAAATACTTATAA
- the radC gene encoding DNA repair protein RadC, with protein sequence MTEKSTSFSIKNWSQDDQPREKLRDKGKATLSDAELVAILIGSGNREESAVALCKRILASAENNLSELGKLSIKQLMEFKGIGEAKAISIVAALELGRRRRGGEALERKKITSSKSVFELMQPVIGELPHEEFWIVYLNNSNKVIQKNQLSKGGITGTLVDVRLALKIALEVGAIGIILAHNHPSGTLKPSQADKDLTAKLTIAAQSLDIKVLDHLIITESAYFSFADDGIL encoded by the coding sequence ATGACAGAAAAAAGCACTTCATTTTCTATAAAAAACTGGTCTCAAGACGATCAACCAAGAGAAAAGTTGCGAGATAAAGGCAAAGCAACTCTAAGCGATGCAGAGTTGGTTGCTATATTAATAGGTTCTGGAAACAGAGAGGAAAGTGCTGTTGCTTTATGTAAACGTATTTTAGCGAGTGCAGAGAATAACTTAAGCGAACTAGGTAAACTATCTATTAAACAACTTATGGAGTTTAAAGGTATTGGTGAAGCAAAAGCCATTTCTATAGTTGCAGCTCTAGAATTAGGAAGGCGTAGAAGAGGAGGAGAGGCTTTAGAACGTAAAAAAATAACATCAAGCAAATCTGTATTCGAACTCATGCAACCTGTAATAGGCGAGTTGCCACACGAAGAATTCTGGATTGTATATTTAAATAATTCTAATAAAGTTATTCAAAAAAACCAATTAAGTAAAGGTGGTATTACAGGTACTTTGGTAGATGTTCGCTTGGCACTAAAAATAGCTTTAGAAGTTGGAGCTATAGGCATTATTTTGGCTCATAATCATCCTTCAGGAACTTTAAAACCAAGTCAAGCAGATAAAGATTTAACAGCGAAACTAACAATAGCAGCACAAAGTTTAGACATTAAAGTATTAGATCACTTAATTATTACCGAGAGCGCTTATTTTAGTTTTGCCGATGATGGTATTCTTTAG
- a CDS encoding polysaccharide deacetylase family protein: MLLVYTHKITPRLRYTFKQICTRILGIPVSFTTTVEDFIAHDSLKMSYSRQPLGNEFFIRSQELLFEQGLSDVETKVSDWEETKCFFPNGEQSALPFDIFAASFYLLSRYEEYLPHVKDEFGRFTAEESLAYNNGFLRAPVVDIWSFKFRKALEIQFPEFLFPERHYKITPVIDVPSAYSYKLKGIMRTIGGTFSDLFRFRLKNIYKRYSVIFDFQHDPFDTFKYIINKQKQVKDKFIFFFLIGDLSTYDKNINVQKSKFVSLIKQVGDYSKIGLKASYFALDNLSILKTEKLRMESIINQDLCASRQSYSKLNLPESYRNLVELEIPEDFTMGYINHIGFRAGTCTPFFFYDLDYEIQTPLRINTYHVLDYALLKYQSTLDKKMHLNKIIKAVKNVNGEFVSVFHNYTFGASVTWKDYKELFNIILDSTDGK, encoded by the coding sequence ATGTTATTAGTTTACACTCATAAAATTACACCAAGATTACGCTACACGTTTAAGCAAATTTGTACGCGAATTTTGGGCATACCTGTGAGTTTTACTACTACAGTCGAAGATTTTATTGCGCATGATAGTTTAAAAATGTCTTATTCAAGACAGCCTTTAGGAAACGAATTTTTTATTCGCTCTCAAGAGTTGCTTTTCGAGCAAGGTTTAAGTGATGTCGAAACCAAAGTAAGCGATTGGGAGGAAACAAAGTGCTTTTTCCCAAATGGAGAACAAAGCGCTTTACCATTCGATATTTTTGCAGCCTCTTTTTATCTATTGAGCCGTTACGAAGAGTATTTACCACATGTAAAAGATGAGTTTGGTCGTTTTACAGCCGAAGAAAGTTTGGCATATAATAATGGCTTTTTAAGAGCACCAGTTGTAGATATTTGGTCTTTTAAATTTAGAAAAGCTTTAGAAATACAATTTCCCGAATTTCTATTTCCAGAACGACACTATAAAATAACACCAGTAATAGATGTGCCATCGGCTTATAGTTATAAGTTAAAAGGCATTATGCGAACAATTGGAGGAACGTTTAGTGACTTATTTCGCTTTAGATTAAAGAATATTTACAAACGTTATTCTGTTATTTTTGATTTTCAGCATGATCCTTTCGATACCTTTAAATACATTATTAATAAACAAAAACAAGTTAAAGATAAGTTTATATTTTTCTTTCTAATTGGAGATTTGTCGACTTACGATAAAAACATAAACGTCCAGAAAAGTAAATTTGTATCACTAATTAAACAAGTAGGAGACTACTCTAAAATAGGATTAAAAGCTTCTTATTTCGCATTAGACAATCTCTCGATTCTTAAAACCGAAAAATTAAGAATGGAGTCGATTATTAATCAGGATTTATGCGCATCTAGACAATCTTATTCTAAACTTAATCTTCCAGAATCTTATAGAAACCTTGTAGAGTTAGAGATACCTGAAGATTTTACAATGGGTTATATTAATCATATTGGTTTTAGAGCAGGTACTTGTACACCATTTTTCTTTTACGATTTGGATTACGAAATACAAACACCTTTACGTATTAATACCTATCATGTTCTCGATTATGCTTTGTTAAAATACCAATCGACTTTAGATAAAAAAATGCACTTAAATAAAATTATTAAAGCTGTTAAAAATGTGAATGGCGAGTTTGTTTCTGTGTTTCATAATTATACCTTTGGAGCATCAGTAACATGGAAAGATTATAAAGAGCTTTTTAATATTATATTAGATTCTACAGATGGTAAATAA
- a CDS encoding FMN-binding negative transcriptional regulator has product MNYPPKHHQDNDRNHIIEVIKTYPLATLISVKDNVPLITHLPLIFDDGKLVGHIDIYNPQTQLLKDNNDLTILFYGPQCYISPSIYSTTQLPTWNYIRVHLKGKVNAIESTDALKDSLIKMTEFLEAPDHKYVLDVDNPRLDANLNYIKMFEIDITSWEGKFKLSQDKHPKDVRSARAELVRANQDSVKKFLDRIF; this is encoded by the coding sequence TTGAATTATCCACCAAAACACCATCAAGACAACGATAGAAATCACATAATAGAAGTGATTAAAACCTATCCTTTAGCTACTTTAATTTCTGTAAAAGATAACGTGCCTTTAATTACACATTTACCTTTAATTTTTGATGATGGTAAATTGGTTGGGCATATAGACATCTACAATCCTCAAACCCAATTACTAAAAGACAATAACGATTTAACCATATTATTTTATGGTCCACAATGTTATATTTCGCCAAGTATTTATAGTACAACGCAATTGCCAACCTGGAACTATATTCGTGTACATTTAAAAGGGAAAGTAAATGCTATTGAAAGTACAGATGCTTTAAAAGATTCTCTTATAAAAATGACTGAATTTCTAGAAGCGCCAGATCACAAGTATGTTTTAGATGTAGATAATCCAAGATTAGATGCCAACCTCAACTATATTAAAATGTTTGAAATTGATATTACTTCTTGGGAAGGCAAGTTTAAACTTTCTCAGGATAAGCACCCAAAAGATGTTAGAAGTGCAAGAGCAGAGTTGGTTCGTGCCAACCAAGATAGTGTTAAAAAATTCTTAGATAGGATCTTTTAA
- a CDS encoding glycosyltransferase family 39 protein yields the protein MKAKHAAIITSIVSLIGFIYFTFPYKLGLSPDSVSYIFTAESILKGNGVVNEYGVFVSHWPPLYTILLALVSKITLANIQLSALYLNAVLIFSLPILYFQIIKAVNLKYTYKILLPIILVVSWATLRHRFLLTEGLFLTLLLLVILFFLKWVKHNKIKYLIASGLLSSLLILTRYAGIGFLAGFCFYLLFIQPKSIRYKFKTLGIYIISTSFLFLIWLLYYKGMDTSKSIREFQFHPISWLQLISIFKVMAKWIISTIPIGIAFLFLIIVGLASSKITTTLQLIKENIAISKTYLSLIIILIVSYILFIIIALTFFDSRIPISNRIFSCLYPLLLMLIALVFNFSIEKKRLNNLVLIGFVLLFCGAIYRTSTQWIYHYNNGTGYTAKRWKNSEVIKYIESSDSLNIYSNAHDIARFYKNINNDYLPFPELETYQQDLDLMEKEVLNGNKEILYFNNIYRPYFITKDSLLNHFKAYDIRCFEDGFLISKPN from the coding sequence ATGAAAGCAAAGCACGCAGCAATAATAACATCTATAGTATCTTTAATAGGTTTTATATATTTCACTTTCCCTTATAAGCTTGGTTTATCTCCAGATTCGGTTTCTTATATTTTTACAGCCGAAAGTATTCTAAAAGGTAATGGTGTTGTAAATGAGTATGGTGTATTTGTAAGCCATTGGCCACCACTCTACACAATACTACTAGCTTTAGTTTCTAAAATCACACTTGCAAACATTCAATTATCTGCATTGTACCTTAATGCAGTACTAATATTTAGTTTACCTATTCTTTATTTCCAAATAATAAAAGCAGTTAACCTTAAATATACTTACAAGATATTACTGCCTATAATTTTAGTTGTTTCATGGGCTACTTTAAGGCACAGGTTTCTACTTACCGAAGGCCTCTTTTTAACCTTACTGTTACTAGTTATATTATTTTTTCTAAAATGGGTAAAGCACAACAAAATAAAATACTTAATAGCATCTGGTTTGCTCTCTAGTCTATTAATTTTAACACGATATGCAGGCATTGGTTTTTTAGCTGGATTTTGTTTCTATTTATTATTTATACAGCCTAAAAGCATTCGTTACAAATTTAAAACGCTAGGTATATATATAATTTCAACTTCTTTTTTATTTTTAATATGGTTGCTCTATTACAAAGGAATGGACACTTCTAAAAGCATTAGAGAATTTCAATTTCATCCAATAAGTTGGTTACAGCTAATATCTATTTTTAAAGTTATGGCTAAATGGATTATTTCTACTATACCTATTGGTATTGCATTTCTTTTTTTAATAATAGTAGGCTTGGCTAGCTCAAAAATTACAACAACTCTTCAATTAATAAAAGAAAACATAGCTATTAGCAAAACTTATTTAAGTCTAATAATTATACTAATAGTAAGTTATATTCTATTTATTATTATAGCACTAACCTTTTTCGATTCGCGAATTCCTATTAGTAATAGAATATTTTCATGCCTTTACCCTTTACTTTTAATGTTAATTGCATTAGTTTTTAATTTTTCAATTGAAAAAAAACGATTAAATAATTTAGTGTTAATTGGTTTTGTTTTATTGTTTTGTGGTGCTATTTACAGAACAAGTACTCAGTGGATTTATCATTATAATAATGGAACAGGTTATACAGCAAAAAGATGGAAAAACTCTGAGGTTATTAAATATATAGAAAGTAGCGACTCGTTAAACATATATAGTAACGCTCATGATATAGCAAGGTTTTACAAAAATATAAATAATGATTATTTACCTTTTCCTGAACTTGAAACTTATCAACAAGATTTAGATTTAATGGAAAAAGAAGTACTTAATGGAAATAAAGAAATACTCTACTTCAATAATATTTACAGACCTTACTTTATTACAAAAGACTCGTTATTAAACCATTTTAAAGCATACGATATTAGATGTTTTGAAGATGGCTTTTTAATTAGCAAACCTAACTAG
- a CDS encoding replication-associated recombination protein A, whose product MNIPLAERLRPKTLADYVSQAHLVGENGTLTKQINLGMIASMIFWGPPGIGKTTLANIIAETSGRPFYTLSAISSGVKDVREVIEKAKQSGGLFTTKNPILFIDEIHRFSKSQQDSLLQAVEKGWVTLIGATTENPSFEVIPALLSRCQVYILKPFDKKDLEVLLKRAIDTDVEISKKKIKLKETDALLRLSGGDARKLLNIFELIVSSEASDKITITNELVLEKVQNNTVRYDKTGEQHYDIVSAFIKSIRGSDPNAAVYYLARMVEGGEDVKFIARRLLILASEDIGNANPTALVMANTTFQAVSTIGYPESRIILSQCATYLACSPKSNAAYMAIGNAQQLVKQTGDLSVPLAMRNAPTKLMKEIGYGENYKYSHNYESNFASQEFLPQEIINTKLYEPGNNARENAQRDFLKSRWKEKYGY is encoded by the coding sequence ATGAATATTCCTTTAGCCGAAAGATTAAGACCCAAAACATTAGCAGATTACGTTAGCCAAGCACATTTAGTTGGTGAAAACGGAACCCTAACTAAGCAAATTAATTTAGGCATGATTGCTTCTATGATTTTTTGGGGACCTCCAGGAATAGGTAAAACTACTCTTGCTAATATTATCGCAGAAACTTCTGGTAGACCTTTTTATACATTGAGTGCTATTAGTTCTGGTGTTAAGGATGTGCGTGAAGTAATAGAAAAAGCAAAACAAAGTGGTGGTTTGTTTACTACTAAAAATCCGATTCTTTTTATAGATGAAATTCACAGATTTAGTAAATCTCAACAGGATTCTCTTTTGCAAGCTGTAGAAAAAGGATGGGTAACTTTAATTGGAGCAACAACCGAAAACCCAAGTTTTGAGGTGATTCCTGCATTATTGTCACGTTGTCAGGTTTACATACTTAAGCCGTTTGATAAAAAGGATTTAGAGGTGCTTTTAAAACGTGCAATAGATACCGATGTGGAAATATCTAAAAAAAAGATAAAACTTAAAGAAACAGATGCTTTATTGCGACTTTCTGGAGGTGATGCAAGAAAATTGCTTAATATTTTTGAACTTATTGTAAGCTCTGAAGCTTCAGATAAAATAACAATTACAAACGAATTGGTTTTAGAGAAAGTACAAAACAACACTGTACGTTACGATAAAACTGGCGAGCAACATTACGATATTGTTTCGGCTTTTATAAAATCTATTCGAGGTAGCGATCCAAATGCTGCTGTCTATTATTTAGCGCGAATGGTTGAAGGTGGCGAAGATGTGAAATTTATTGCGAGACGTCTATTAATTTTAGCTAGTGAGGATATTGGTAATGCAAATCCAACGGCTTTGGTAATGGCTAATACCACGTTTCAAGCAGTCTCGACAATTGGCTATCCAGAATCACGAATTATTTTAAGCCAATGTGCAACCTATTTAGCATGTTCTCCAAAAAGCAATGCTGCCTATATGGCTATTGGCAATGCACAACAGTTAGTAAAACAAACAGGTGATTTATCTGTGCCTTTAGCAATGCGAAATGCGCCTACAAAACTTATGAAGGAGATTGGGTATGGTGAAAACTATAAATATTCGCATAACTACGAGAGTAATTTTGCTTCTCAAGAATTTCTACCTCAAGAAATTATTAATACTAAACTTTACGAACCAGGTAATAATGCTAGAGAAAATGCACAACGCGATTTTTTAAAATCGCGTTGGAAAGAAAAGTATGGGTATTAA
- the rlmB gene encoding 23S rRNA (guanosine(2251)-2'-O)-methyltransferase RlmB translates to MENSTQIFGLRAVIEAINAKETIDKIFLQKGLKGELFNELEALLRQKGINSSYVPIEKLNRLTKNNHQGVVAQISPIEFHDLDTLVEKTIESGATPLFLLLDQISDVRNFGAIIRTAECTGVHGIVIQKKGGAPINGDTIKTSAGAVFKVPICKVDHIKDAMFHMQACGIKVIAATEKTDDTLFDVSFKEPCAIIMGSEGRGINPSVLKLVDAKAKLPLLGEIESLNVSVACGAFLYEAVRQRL, encoded by the coding sequence ATGGAAAATAGCACACAAATATTTGGTTTAAGAGCAGTAATTGAAGCAATTAATGCTAAAGAAACAATAGATAAGATTTTTTTACAAAAAGGCCTTAAAGGCGAGTTATTTAACGAGCTCGAGGCACTGTTGAGACAGAAAGGAATAAATTCTTCTTATGTACCTATAGAAAAGTTAAACAGGCTTACTAAAAACAACCATCAAGGTGTTGTAGCCCAAATATCACCAATTGAATTTCACGATTTAGATACATTAGTTGAAAAAACAATTGAAAGTGGCGCTACTCCTCTATTCCTTCTACTAGATCAAATTAGTGATGTTAGAAATTTTGGAGCAATTATTAGAACTGCAGAATGTACTGGTGTACATGGAATAGTAATACAGAAAAAAGGTGGAGCTCCAATAAACGGAGACACTATAAAAACAAGTGCTGGAGCTGTTTTTAAAGTCCCTATTTGTAAAGTCGATCATATTAAAGATGCGATGTTTCACATGCAAGCATGTGGCATAAAAGTAATTGCAGCTACAGAAAAAACTGATGACACACTTTTTGATGTATCTTTTAAAGAACCTTGTGCTATCATTATGGGAAGTGAAGGTCGTGGAATTAATCCTTCGGTATTAAAACTGGTAGATGCTAAAGCTAAATTACCTTTATTAGGTGAAATAGAATCACTAAATGTTTCTGTTGCTTGTGGTGCCTTTTTATATGAAGCAGTAAGACAACGTCTATAA